TTTCACTTAGGCTGCAAAGAACCCTGTTGTTCAGGGGGCTTTGCAGTTTTTGAGTTCTGATGACTTCGCAGCAGCAGGTTGAACGTCCGGATCTGGATGCGTTGTTTGCTGATCTGGCCCATCCCAACCCCCATCTGCAGACCCAGGCCTATTTGGCGATGGTTGACCATTGGCCAAACGAGTCGATGCCGCGCCTGATCTCGCTGTTGGATCAACCCGATGTGTCCTTGCGTCGCGCTGCTGTGCGAGGGCTCGGAGCCTTTGGTGCGACGGCGCTGCAACCCCTGGCGGAGCTGTTTGAAGCAAGCACGGACGGCACCGTGCGTGCCAGCTGCGTCAAGGCCTATGCCCAGATTGCATCCAACTACCCGGATCAGACCTTCTCCCCTGCTTCGATGGCGGTGCTCGAGAAGGCACTGTCGGACGACTCCCCCGTGGTGTCGCAGTCAGCGGTGATGGCCCTTGGTCAGGTGGGTGTTCAAGCGCTTCCGTTGCTGATTCAGATCTGCAAGGGAGACAACATCGCTCATGTGCAGTCAGCTGCCATGGCTTTGGCCGAAATCCCTGATCCCAGTGCTGAAGCCTGTCTCAGAGAGGTGCTGGCCGATTCGTCCACCGACCCGCTGTGCCGGCAGATGGTGGAAGCCTCTCTCGGCCGTCTTGAAAGCAGCCGTTAAGCAAAAAATACGGGACCAAGGCCCCTCAGCCTTCGTCCCGTAAGTGCGCATGCAGTGCTCGACGCGAACACCACGTTTGTGACACTACGTGAACGACGCGACTGTCTGTGGTCAGTCGTCTCTGCTGAGCTGATTCACAGCAAGCTTGAGCACCACAGCGACTGACGGGTCGCTTTCCGTCTCCATGCACTTCTGGAGTTGTCCGATCACGGAAGGGTCCTCCAGTTTCATCAGCGACAACGCAGCATTTTTGCGAACGAGTGCTGCTTCGTCCCGCAGGTTCGGAAGCAGTAGTGGGGTCGCCCATTCGCTTTCGTTGAGCTTGCCCATCAGGGTTGTTGCTTCAGCGCGCACGTCTTCATCCGGATCCTGAAGCGCATTGGTGAGTAGCTGACGGGCATCCCCATCACCAAGGTTCTGGATTTGATCCCCGAGGGCGGCGATGGCTGCTGTGCGGATCTGGGCATGGGGTGATTGGGCAGCCTTGCGCAAGGCCTCCGGGGCCCGTGCGCCGACGAAGGCCAAGCCCCAGCTGGCCAGGCCTGTCTGCATGGGGGTGCTGCCAGGGTCCACCAGGATGTCGAGCAATCCGTCGACGGCAGCTGGGCCAATGGCTGCCATGGCGCCGACGGCCGATCCCTGGACGACCGGATCAGCATCGTTGAGCAGGGCCTTCAGCAGAAATGGAAGGGCGCGCTGATCAGAAATCAACGTCAGCGTTTTGGCGGCTGCGCGGCGAACCGTCACGTTCTCGTGGTCGCACATTGCTGTGCAAAGGGCTGGAACGGCAGCACCGCCAACGGTGCCGAGGCTTTCGGCGAAGGTGAGGCGCAGCAGTCCACGTCGGTCCCCCAGGCCGGCCACCATGCGCTCGATCGCCTGGGTGTCACCAGCGAGACGCTCACCCTGACGCAGTTGTTGCTTCAGCTCCTGAGCCAGTTGATCGGCTTCCTCTTCGCTCAGCTGAATCGTTTCAGGGCTGCTTACGGGAGACATCGATTCGGTCACGGCAAGGCTGAAGCAGCCATTCATTATCCGTTTCTCCCATCGCTAAGGTCACCAGACTGCACTGTTTGTTGTGACCCGATTCGTCCTTTCCCACAACCTGCAGATCCAGGATTCTGCGGTGCCTCCATTCGCCTTTGATGCCTTGGCCAAGGCGTTGGCCGAGCAGTGCGATTCGGTGACATCGGCCGAAGCACTCAGCCACCCGCATTGGAAGATCAGCCTCGAGTCCACGGCGACTCCTGGCCATTTGGCTGAAGAGATCAGTCAGGCCTGGCGAAAGATCCGCGCTAATCAGGGGCACTCCACCGACCATGCCGTGATGGCTCTTGGTGGTCGCAAGGATTCCGAGGGCACCCCAGGGGCCCCGCTTCAGCAGGGCGGCTGGGGTGTGGATGTGGTGGAAACCCGCGATCCAGACGGGTTTTTGCAGGTGATCAACTGGAGTGGACTCACCGCCGGACGACCGGCTGATGGCATCTTCCAGGTGATCGATCACCCGCTTTGAATTCAGCCGCGCTTGCGACGTCCGGCGCGTCTGGCTGGCTTCTTGGCTTCAACCTTGGGGGCGTCGGCGGCGGTTGCAACGGGTGCTGGTGCGCTGGCTTCACCGGAGCCATAAGTGAAGGCAACCGAATCAATCGCGAGTCCACGGTTGTGAATGGACTGCATGCTGCGGCAGAGCTGCGCAAACGGCACTCGCACCGAGCGTGCCGTCCAAGGGCGCGATCCGGGCTCAATCCCTGTTCGTACAGCAATTGATGTGGCGAGGGTGGGTCCCATGGCAGACGATGTGACTGTGTTGAAGATGCCGTAGCTGCTGAGATTTTCGAGCCTTTCGCAATCTTCCTTACGAGAGCAGATCCACGCTCTCCCGCAGGAGGGGTCCTGCAGAATTGAGGCCCCAAGAGCGTGCTGCCTTGACCGGAGCTTTTGACAACATCCATCCGGGGCTGTCCCAAGGCGATGCGATACGCCTGCTGAGTGCTCCTCTGGCCGAGCTGGAGTCACAGAGTGATCCCTACATGGCGGCGGCCCATCTGATCAATTTCCCTGGCCGCGAAACGGAAACGGCGTTGATCGCCTTGGTGATGGATGCGGATCAAGCGCAACCACGCAAATTGGCGCGGCGGAAGGCTGTGGAAGTGCTGGGACGGCTGGGCTGCCAGGAGGCCATGGCTGCCATCGCCAATTGCCTCAACAGCGACGATCCCTATCTCGTTGAAAATGCCGCTTTTGCGCTTCAACAGCTGAACTGCCAAGACGCCGCCGTTCATCAGTCGTTGCGGCAGCTGTTGTCTGATCCAGCCCAGAACCGACGGGTGTTGATTCAGAGCCTTGCCGCGCTAAATGTCTCCGAAGCCGAGCCGTTGATTGCGAGCTTCCAGACGTCGGATCAACCCGGGGTCCGCGGCGCGGCCATTAGTGCAAGCATCCGTCTTGGCGGCAGCCGTGACCAGCTCTCTGTTCTGGGCGAGCAGACGCTGTTGCCGAATCAGATGGATCGCCAGTCGGCGATTCAGGATGCGATCAATGCAGGGGCAACGGAGCTGTTGCCTCAGATTCTGCGTGCACCTGTGTCGCCGGTGTTTCGGATGCGGGCGTTGCGTGCGCTCTGGCCTGACGGTCAGCGAGAGAGCGATGGCCTGGAACTGCTCGAGGTGCTTGATGCCTTGATCGTCGATCGGCCGGAAGCCTTGGAGCTGGTGCATGCCTACGACCAGCCGCCCTCAGCGGATTTCCTGATTCAGGAATTTTTCGGCACTGATTTCAGTCGCAGTTATCTGGCGCTGCAGACCTTGCAGGACCATGCAGCGGAGCAGCTCTGGCCACGTCTGGAGCAGCGCTGGCATGCCGAAGCCCACAACGACTATGGGGCTCATTACTTTTTCATCCGGCTGTTTTCAAGGACCGGGCCCTGGCCTGACAAGGCCCTTGGCATGATCGAAGCCATCCTGGCGGAGGCCATCACCACACGCCGGCCACAATTCATGAAATCCAAGCCGGCCGCAGTGTTGGCCATGGACGGTTTGAAGCTTGTGAAGGATCCAGGCACAACGGTTGCGTCCTGGCTTGATCCCCAAGTGACGCCGTTCTGGGAAGCCCGCTATGCCGCTGCGATGGTGGCCTCTCCCGCCCAGCTGGCCTCAGCCTTCGATGATCCTGAGCCCTTCGTGGCGATGCGTGCCCGTGCCGCTTGCAATGCTGCAGCTGGATGAGCATAAAAAAAGGGGGCGGATGAACCGCCCCCTGAAGTGGAGTTCGAATCGAATCTCTCGGCTGAGAATCAGGCGAGGGAGTTGATCACGTAGTCCAGAGCGGCGTTGTACTCGGTCAGAGCCTGGGGGCTCAGGTCGCGAGGAGCGCAGCCGTCGTTACGCATTTGGGTGAAACCAGCAACGTAGGTGCCGGGGTCGATGCTGAGGGCCTTGTAGACCTCACGCTGACCGTTGATGGCCAGTTCGTCCAGAGGGCCGGTGCCGCCAACAACCAGGGAGTAGTTGATCAGACGCAGGTAGTGGACGAAGTCGCGCTTGCACTTCTCCTTGCCTTCAGTGGCGCACTGGCGGGGCTGACGGCCGGTGGCACCGTTGGGGTACTGGGTGTAGACGGCGTCGACAGCGCGCTGAGCGATGGCGTCGTAGTTCTGAGCGATTTTCTCAGCAGCCTCGAGACGGGCGGCTGCACGCTGCAGGGAACCCTGCACAGACTCCAGGTCGGAGCTGGTGGGGAAACGGGAGCCGCTGTCTGCGGCGCCGATGACGGTGGTAAGAACGGACTTCATTGATTTAAAAGAAGGTTGTGCTTGAAAATCTCAGGCGCTTCAGCTGATGGCGCTGATCACCATGTCGAAGTAGGAAGCAGCCTCAGCGGAGAGTGCGTTGCAGTCGCCCTCGGTCACAGGCATCTTGCGCTTCTCACCAGTGGTGTTGTTGGTGTTGGTGATGTGCGCACAGGCGGAGGCCTTCATGATGGCCACAGCGCGGGAAGCGGAACCGGAAGGAACGCCCAGAGCGGCATAGGTCTCGCGCAGACCGTTCAGGCAGCGGTCCTGCAGCACAGAAGCGTCACCAGCCAGCAGGGCGTAGGAGACGTAGCGCATGATGATCTCAGCATCACGCAAGCAAGCAGCCATCTTGCGGTTGGTGTACACACCACCGTTGGGAGCGGTCAGGCCGGTGTTTTCGCAGCAGATGCCTGCAACGGAGTCGGACACCACGCAGGAAGCGTTGGCGGTGATGGCGTTCACGGCGTCCAAACGCTTGTTGCCTGCGGCGATGAATGCCTTCAGGTCGTTCAGCTGAGCGCCACCGATGAAGCTGCCGCTGGAATCAGCGGAAACAGCCTGCCTAGAGAATGCGTCGAGCATAATCAAATGCTAAGGAGAGGGGGGTAGATGCGATGCATCACCCCGGGACCGTACGCCGCTCACAAAGCCATGGGGGTAATTGCTTCAGGCTTCTCAATACAAATTTGCACTGCAAAAAGAAAGAAAAACAAAAATGCGAAATGACTTTGATTTAGGCAAGCAGGCTTGCCACTTCACGGCAGCTCCACTGCAGCGGCTGCCAGGGATGGCTGCGGCCGACCTCCTCCAAGATTGTTGTTTGATCCCGTAGCCCAAGCCGCAGGCAGCTCCAGGCGCCAGCAATGCGGGACTTCGCATATTGCGGTGCTGTTTCCGCTAGAGCCTCACGAACCAGGTCGCTGCGCTCATGCAGCTTCAGCAGCCCGGTGCAGCTCGCCAGCAGGTAGTGGACGCCGTAGTCGCTTCCGAGGCTGGAGCGCAATGCATCGATCTGATCCAGTTGGGCTGATCTGGGCAAGGTCATCAAGGCTTTGGCGGCGGCGTACTGGCGGGCTTCGTCCCGATGCTGCAGTCCCTCCTTAATCACTTCGGGTTCGGCAGCGGTTTCGGGAATCCCGTCCAGGTTCAGCCGTCTGGGATCGTCCTGAAGCAGCTCCTTCAGCAGATCTGACGCATCAGGATCAATGGCGCCAGCTTGGCTGGTGGCCATCTGAAACGCACTCTTGGCGCGCAGGGGCATGGACACGGGGCAGCGAATCAACTCCGCCAGGGCTTCGATTCGGCCCGCATCTCCCAGATCGATCACGGCGGCCCGTCGTCGTCCGGCATTGTCATCTCGGAGCTGCTCCACGAGGGGTTGAAGGCCTTGCGGGTCACCTAGCACCCGAACGGAGTAGGCATGGGCCGCCCCCGCTACCAGGGGATTGATGTCATTGCGGCAACGATCGATCTGGCCGCTGGAATCGTGCATGCCCAGCCGGCAGAAGGCCTGAAGCACCGCCCGGCGTTGATTGTCGGGGCCTTCCAGGGCGTGGAGTAATTCTGCTTGCCCCTCCTTATTAATAGGTGTACCCAGCCGGGCGATGGCATCAGCCGCATTGACGACGGTGGGTTCGTCATCGGCCTGCAAGGCGGCAAGAAGCACGGGAAGAGCCGACCGGTCTTTGCGTCGGCCCAGGGCTTCGAGGGCTTTGCGCCGGGTGATGCGTTCGTAGAGGTCGTCGGAGTCGTTAGCGCCTGCTGTGAGGAGTTTCTGAAGGGACTCGGGGGACTGGCAGGCCCCAAGACGGGTCGCAGCGAGATATTTAAGGCCAGGATTCTTGAGCTCGGCCGGTGGCTTGAGCAACGTTTCCATCGCCGTCTCCTCACTCATTCCTGCGAAAAGAGTGTCGAAGCGTTCGCTCATTGCCTATCAAGAATTTGAAAAACCTGAGGATGGTTCATTTGGCCTATGATCCATCCCAGCCAAAGCTTAAGCCGAATGGCCGTTGCCGAAAGCGCAGCTCAAGAAATCCGACGATTTGTTGAAGTGCATCAATCCGGATCGGCGTTGAATCAAATTGCCACGCTTGATGATCTCAATGCGTTGTTGAAGCAGGCTGAAAGCCCCTTGTCTGCTTCTCTTATCCCCCTTGAACAAGCGACGCGTTCTCCCAAGATTCTGGTGGATTCGGGGTTAACAGAATCAAAGGTTCCCTGGCGAATTCTCCAGTGCCCGGGTGGTCCCTTGGTGCTGCAGATGATCTGTGAAAAAGTGAATTTTGCCCTCTGGATTCAGAAATGTTGATGATGGCCAACACAGAACTTGAGCGTTTCATACAAGCGATTGCGGATGATCATGGGCTAGCGACGGGAATCAAAACACTTGGCTCCCATTACGACATCGTTGCCTACGCCAACATCCGCGGCTACGCCATCACCTTGGCGGAATGGGGAAGATATCTGGCCATGGATTGGTTGCAGACTTCCGATGCCGATCTGGCCTCTGTTCACCGGGCCGATCCAGCCCATTGGAGTTGGGCCTTTCGTCAATTGTCCCGCTGGCGTGCGCTGTTGATGGATGGTGCAGAAGCGGAGGGAATGCTTGGCTCCGCAGATTTTGCAGTGGCCCGGAATGAGTCCGTTGTTCAGCCGGCCAGTACCCCTGCACCCACCCTGACGGATGCAGAGAAAGATGCGGCGTTGGCGTCGTTCATCCAGCTCGTGAAAACGCGGCCTGATCTGAAGGATCAAGTGAAATCAGCACGGAACCAAGACGAGGTGATTGGCTTGGCCCAAGCCCAAGGTTTTGCCATTGATTCGCTCACGCTGTTGCGGAGTTGGAGCCAGGTGTCTGACTTCAGCAAACCCACCTGGTTTGGCTGGTTTGATGATTAATCGCTTCAGCTGATCTCTGCATAGCGGGTGCGTGTGGTGCCGCGTTTGGCCCAATAGGTCACCAGTGACTCGCCCCCCGGTCTGGGAACTGCTGCTGTGGCGCGAAGGATTTTGAAGGTGCGCCTTGGCCCCATCGGCCAGTTGCCTGCAGCAGCGATTTTCCGCACGCGTCCACCGATGGCTTCAATGCAACGCTCGAATTTTTCGAGGTGGGTTTGATCCACCGTTTCAAAGATGAAATCGGTTCCTTCGCAAATCAGATGCTGCGACCGGATCCAGGTTTTCAGTTGTTTTTCGGCGTCGATTGCAGACATCGTCTAGCTGCTCAGACGAGGAGGTCGCTCACCACTGGAGCCAGTTCTGGTCCAGCTCGTTACCGAGGTGAGCCACACGTTTGAACCGCAGCGGTCCGTGTTCGGAGCCCCAGCGCTGCTCATCAGTGTCGGGGTCAAAGCCCCGATCGCGACTGATCCAGTCTGTGGCGTTGACATCCACTTCGCTGACCAAATACGTCAGCTGGCCATCCCGGGGAACCATGCAGTTCTTGCCGGGCTCAACTTCACCAAGGTATCGACCGGATTCAACCTCGCGGAAGTGCATCCCACAGCCACAACGTGGTTTCAGGGACTCAGGCTTGAGGCTGTTGAGGAGTTCAGGGCGTTGGCCTGCACCCGCAAGCCGGATGGGATCCGCAAATCCGTAGTTTTCAACGATAAAAACATCACCCTCGGCGGGGAGCAAGCGGTGAATGCCTTGGCGGTAGGGCCGCCAAGGATCATGGTCATAACTTTGCTCCGAATAAAATCCAGGTGCTTTCAGAACATCCCAGGGAAGCGGGCGAAAAAAGATATTGATGTGAGCGAAATCCTTGGGATTCTCCTGAGACTGTTGGAGATTGCTGTAATGCCCTGCGAGCGTCTTGGCGAAGAGGAGTAGAGCCTCGTTGTTGTCTGACATTGGCGTGGGATCAGCTGCTCAGACGCCGCACTTCAGAGGCAAAGGATGTTTGCAACACGCCTGATCCAGCCGATGTGCGAAGCACGGAGGAGCGGCAGCGAACATGCTCCGAGACAAACCAGATGCGTTCTTCGGCAATCGATTGCTCGTATTGCGTGGTGAGCAGAAATGTTCCGTCGTTGAGAAAGCTGTAGTTGGATTCAGCTGGCGCTGCTTCTGCATAACCAACGCTCCGAAGCAGAACTCCTTTGGTGTCGTCGCTTGGGATGGGCACAATCAGACATGCACCTGATGACACCTCATTGGGATCATCAGGTTCCCAATCACTTTCGGCGGCCCAGGTCATTCGAAAGGGTGCCGAAACCTCTGATCTTTCATTCAGGCTCGACGATTGAATCAAGTCGTTGATCTCTCTATCGGAAGCGTCGATACGTGATATTTGAACTTCACTGAGGACCTCTTCAAATTGCTGAAAAGCGAGGGAGTGGCCGGATCGCATCGATCGCCACGTTCCCTCGCTTTGAGCAACAAATTGCTCGATGTTCATTTGGTACCGGAGTCGGTCTCAGCCTTCAGATCAGGTCGGCTGTTCTGCACCATGTTCACCATGGAGTCGATCATCATCGACATGGCAACAGGAACGGAGGACACAGAAGACTGAAAGCCCTGATTCGATCCCGGCTGGCTGTTGGTGGGTTGACGAAGGATGGGCATGATTCAAAAGCTGGCGGTTTCAGGAGACACAACCTCCCTGGATTCACCGATTGGGTCCAAAAGTTTCAGGTACCAATCATGACTGACTGATCCGGCCTCAAGGGCCGGATCAGCACAAGGATTAAGCGTTCGCAATAGAAAGAATGTTCCCGCCCTGAGCCTGGATGCTCTGAATGGTCCGGGACAGAGAGGAGTAGCTCACCACTGATCGCTGGGCGGAGCGACGAACGGTACCCAGTTGAACGCGGGACGTCCACAGGACCGTGAAGCGGTTGCCGCCGCCAACCACTTTTCTGGTGCCAGCTGCCGTGGGATTCGAATTGGAGGCCAGGCTTACCTGCAGCACAGAACCTTGATCGGCATCGAAGCCAGCGAAGCCAGGATCCATGGCCTGGTTTCGCTGGTAAGCCACGGTGCTTTCGCCGTCCACGCTCGTTTGGGTGCGCGCGTAGGGAACGCTGTCGATCCCGAAGTTGTTCAGATACTCGTCGCTGTAGGTGTAGCTGGCGATTTCGGCTTCGAAACCTTCGTCGGCAAGGCGACGCACGTGCTCGCTGACTTCAGCCTGATCCCGGGGAGGACGGCCCAGCAGGTGCTTGAAGTTGAGTTCAACGAAGCGGTAGGGGTTGTTCGTCTCGAGGAACAGGCGGCGGTAGCTCTCCGACTGAGCCAGTGCTGTGACCAGACCCTGAACAGTGAGGTCGCCGTTGATGAAGAGAGCTTCGATGGAGGGCTGAACGTCCAGCTCCATCAGGTGGCGATTGCCGAAGACCTGCCGGTACACGGCACGAATGATGTCTTCAGCGTGGCTGCGATCTTGGTTTGCGGGTGTGGCCAGGGTGGCAGTGGTCATGGTTTGAGGGGAGGTGCGTCGAAAGGGGCCGGCACCGGAGTGAGGGTGATGGGCCCCTTGAGGGAAGGGGTGGTGTGAAGCGGGTCGTGATGACCCGCGCGATCACATCACTTCGGTGATGGAGACGATCCGGCCGCCGCGGGCGTGGATGTACTTCATCTGGCTGCTCATGTCCTTACCGGAGACGAGGTAACTCGCATTCGGTGTGCGCTGGCGTCCGCCGCGCGGCTGAGCCTGAACCACGATGCGGAAGCGCTTCGTGGTGGCGGCAGGAGATCCGGCCACAGCACCGTTCCGGTTGGTCCGGGTCGTGGTGGTTCTCCAGCCACTGGGGACGGAGTTGGTGGCCACGGAAGTGACCAGGGATGCGCTGTTGAGAACGGAGTCGCTGGCTGCGAAGCCTTCGGCCAGCGAGAGGTGGCGGTTGAAGGCCACCTGAGCTCGGCCTTGTTCGCTGAGGATGCGCATGTAGGGCACCGTGTCTTCACCGAAGGTGTTCTGGTACTCAGCGCTGTCGAGGTAGCTGTTGATCTCAGCTTCGTAGCCGTCCTTGGCCAGGATCTGGATGTGCTCACTCAGTTCCGCCTGAGACTTGGGTGCCCGGCCCAGGAAGTGCTTGAAGTTGAGCTCAACGAAGCGGTAAGGGGCATTCGTTTCAAAGAAACGGCGGCTGTACTCGGGGGAGAGAGCGATGGCGCGCACCAATTCTCTGGTGCTCAGATAGCCCTCGGCGTAACGGCTTTCAGCCGACATCGCCCGCTCCGACTCCATCAGATGAGGGTTGCCCATCACTTGGCGGTAGGTGGCACGAATCAGACCATTGATCTGATCGGCAGTGTCTCCCGGGCAGCGTTGGAACACTTCCTGTTCCCGCTGTCCCAGGCCGAAACCTACGTAGGCGTCGTTGCGGATCGGGGTGGAATCTCCACCATCGCTGCTGGCGCGCTTCTTGGAAGCGAATTGGGCTGTGGTGCCGAGGCCGCTGGATTGAGCTCCGCCGGTGAAGCTGGCTCCGGAGGGCAGCTGGATGTAGGCCGTGGTGTTGCGTGCCAAAGCATTGGCCAGCTGGCTGCGGCTGCCGATGGCGCTGTCGCTAATGGCGAAGCCGCGTTCGAGCGTCGCCATGCGGGCGAAGCTGTTGTTGGGGATTCCAGCGGCGGACGTGAAGGAGCGGGTGTAAGGCACCACGTCGTCACCAAATACTTCGGCGTATTCAGCTCCATCGACGATGAAATCGATCACGGCATCGTGGCCACCGCTCGCCAGCAATGCAATGTGCGCCGACATCTCAGCGTGATCAACGGGCGGCCGGCCCAGCAGGTGCTTGAGGTTCAGTTCGATGCCGCGCTGAGGCGCAACAGCCTCGAAAAAGCGTGCTTTGTAGAAGGAGGTTTTGGCTAGACCGCGAACAAAATCGCGTGTGGTCAGCTCGCCATTGCCGTAACGGGCTTCCAGCTCAGCGGAACGCTCGTTGTCCATCACATGGGCGTTGCCAAACACCTGGCGGTAGGCAGCACTGATGGCTGTGGCCAGGGCTGCGGAGTCGTCCGGTGCATAGCGCTGAGCGGTCACGCCATGGGGGCAATCCTCATGAT
The Synechococcus sp. MU1617 genome window above contains:
- a CDS encoding HEAT repeat domain-containing protein; translated protein: MTSQQQVERPDLDALFADLAHPNPHLQTQAYLAMVDHWPNESMPRLISLLDQPDVSLRRAAVRGLGAFGATALQPLAELFEASTDGTVRASCVKAYAQIASNYPDQTFSPASMAVLEKALSDDSPVVSQSAVMALGQVGVQALPLLIQICKGDNIAHVQSAAMALAEIPDPSAEACLREVLADSSTDPLCRQMVEASLGRLESSR
- a CDS encoding HEAT repeat domain-containing protein yields the protein MNGCFSLAVTESMSPVSSPETIQLSEEEADQLAQELKQQLRQGERLAGDTQAIERMVAGLGDRRGLLRLTFAESLGTVGGAAVPALCTAMCDHENVTVRRAAAKTLTLISDQRALPFLLKALLNDADPVVQGSAVGAMAAIGPAAVDGLLDILVDPGSTPMQTGLASWGLAFVGARAPEALRKAAQSPHAQIRTAAIAALGDQIQNLGDGDARQLLTNALQDPDEDVRAEATTLMGKLNESEWATPLLLPNLRDEAALVRKNAALSLMKLEDPSVIGQLQKCMETESDPSVAVVLKLAVNQLSRDD
- a CDS encoding DUF2656 family protein, which translates into the protein MTRFVLSHNLQIQDSAVPPFAFDALAKALAEQCDSVTSAEALSHPHWKISLESTATPGHLAEEISQAWRKIRANQGHSTDHAVMALGGRKDSEGTPGAPLQQGGWGVDVVETRDPDGFLQVINWSGLTAGRPADGIFQVIDHPL
- a CDS encoding HEAT repeat domain-containing protein codes for the protein MTGAFDNIHPGLSQGDAIRLLSAPLAELESQSDPYMAAAHLINFPGRETETALIALVMDADQAQPRKLARRKAVEVLGRLGCQEAMAAIANCLNSDDPYLVENAAFALQQLNCQDAAVHQSLRQLLSDPAQNRRVLIQSLAALNVSEAEPLIASFQTSDQPGVRGAAISASIRLGGSRDQLSVLGEQTLLPNQMDRQSAIQDAINAGATELLPQILRAPVSPVFRMRALRALWPDGQRESDGLELLEVLDALIVDRPEALELVHAYDQPPSADFLIQEFFGTDFSRSYLALQTLQDHAAEQLWPRLEQRWHAEAHNDYGAHYFFIRLFSRTGPWPDKALGMIEAILAEAITTRRPQFMKSKPAAVLAMDGLKLVKDPGTTVASWLDPQVTPFWEARYAAAMVASPAQLASAFDDPEPFVAMRARAACNAAAG
- the mpeA gene encoding class 2 C-phycoerythrin subunit alpha yields the protein MKSVLTTVIGAADSGSRFPTSSDLESVQGSLQRAAARLEAAEKIAQNYDAIAQRAVDAVYTQYPNGATGRQPRQCATEGKEKCKRDFVHYLRLINYSLVVGGTGPLDELAINGQREVYKALSIDPGTYVAGFTQMRNDGCAPRDLSPQALTEYNAALDYVINSLA
- a CDS encoding bleomycin hydrolase — its product is MLDAFSRQAVSADSSGSFIGGAQLNDLKAFIAAGNKRLDAVNAITANASCVVSDSVAGICCENTGLTAPNGGVYTNRKMAACLRDAEIIMRYVSYALLAGDASVLQDRCLNGLRETYAALGVPSGSASRAVAIMKASACAHITNTNNTTGEKRKMPVTEGDCNALSAEAASYFDMVISAIS
- a CDS encoding HEAT repeat domain-containing protein gives rise to the protein MSERFDTLFAGMSEETAMETLLKPPAELKNPGLKYLAATRLGACQSPESLQKLLTAGANDSDDLYERITRRKALEALGRRKDRSALPVLLAALQADDEPTVVNAADAIARLGTPINKEGQAELLHALEGPDNQRRAVLQAFCRLGMHDSSGQIDRCRNDINPLVAGAAHAYSVRVLGDPQGLQPLVEQLRDDNAGRRRAAVIDLGDAGRIEALAELIRCPVSMPLRAKSAFQMATSQAGAIDPDASDLLKELLQDDPRRLNLDGIPETAAEPEVIKEGLQHRDEARQYAAAKALMTLPRSAQLDQIDALRSSLGSDYGVHYLLASCTGLLKLHERSDLVREALAETAPQYAKSRIAGAWSCLRLGLRDQTTILEEVGRSHPWQPLQWSCREVASLLA
- a CDS encoding Nif11-like leader peptide family natural product precursor, with protein sequence MANTELERFIQAIADDHGLATGIKTLGSHYDIVAYANIRGYAITLAEWGRYLAMDWLQTSDADLASVHRADPAHWSWAFRQLSRWRALLMDGAEAEGMLGSADFAVARNESVVQPASTPAPTLTDAEKDAALASFIQLVKTRPDLKDQVKSARNQDEVIGLAQAQGFAIDSLTLLRSWSQVSDFSKPTWFGWFDD
- a CDS encoding CpeR family transcriptional regulator, whose translation is MSAIDAEKQLKTWIRSQHLICEGTDFIFETVDQTHLEKFERCIEAIGGRVRKIAAAGNWPMGPRRTFKILRATAAVPRPGGESLVTYWAKRGTTRTRYAEIS
- a CDS encoding chromophore lyase CpcT/CpeT; its protein translation is MSDNNEALLLFAKTLAGHYSNLQQSQENPKDFAHINIFFRPLPWDVLKAPGFYSEQSYDHDPWRPYRQGIHRLLPAEGDVFIVENYGFADPIRLAGAGQRPELLNSLKPESLKPRCGCGMHFREVESGRYLGEVEPGKNCMVPRDGQLTYLVSEVDVNATDWISRDRGFDPDTDEQRWGSEHGPLRFKRVAHLGNELDQNWLQW
- a CDS encoding phycobiliprotein lyase; the protein is MNIEQFVAQSEGTWRSMRSGHSLAFQQFEEVLSEVQISRIDASDREINDLIQSSSLNERSEVSAPFRMTWAAESDWEPDDPNEVSSGACLIVPIPSDDTKGVLLRSVGYAEAAPAESNYSFLNDGTFLLTTQYEQSIAEERIWFVSEHVRCRSSVLRTSAGSGVLQTSFASEVRRLSS
- a CDS encoding phycobilisome rod-core linker polypeptide, whose amino-acid sequence is MTTATLATPANQDRSHAEDIIRAVYRQVFGNRHLMELDVQPSIEALFINGDLTVQGLVTALAQSESYRRLFLETNNPYRFVELNFKHLLGRPPRDQAEVSEHVRRLADEGFEAEIASYTYSDEYLNNFGIDSVPYARTQTSVDGESTVAYQRNQAMDPGFAGFDADQGSVLQVSLASNSNPTAAGTRKVVGGGNRFTVLWTSRVQLGTVRRSAQRSVVSYSSLSRTIQSIQAQGGNILSIANA
- a CDS encoding phycobilisome rod-core linker polypeptide — protein: MSASQGFGAASLNDAPVSFSRTRNAAAKAALSNGEFLRQSCASMKIAIGPRNHEDCPHGVTAQRYAPDDSAALATAISAAYRQVFGNAHVMDNERSAELEARYGNGELTTRDFVRGLAKTSFYKARFFEAVAPQRGIELNLKHLLGRPPVDHAEMSAHIALLASGGHDAVIDFIVDGAEYAEVFGDDVVPYTRSFTSAAGIPNNSFARMATLERGFAISDSAIGSRSQLANALARNTTAYIQLPSGASFTGGAQSSGLGTTAQFASKKRASSDGGDSTPIRNDAYVGFGLGQREQEVFQRCPGDTADQINGLIRATYRQVMGNPHLMESERAMSAESRYAEGYLSTRELVRAIALSPEYSRRFFETNAPYRFVELNFKHFLGRAPKSQAELSEHIQILAKDGYEAEINSYLDSAEYQNTFGEDTVPYMRILSEQGRAQVAFNRHLSLAEGFAASDSVLNSASLVTSVATNSVPSGWRTTTTRTNRNGAVAGSPAATTKRFRIVVQAQPRGGRQRTPNASYLVSGKDMSSQMKYIHARGGRIVSITEVM